Within the Photobacterium swingsii genome, the region TAAATAACCACTGGAGAACCAGAATAACCAGCGTAAGTAGAAAGCTTCTTTGAATGTTCTAGTTCAAGATCAATCTTGCTATTTCTTAGGCTTCCTAGTTGTTGATTTATAATGTTATCACTACCTTTTAGTGTATTATCACCTGTTATTTCTTTAGCTTTAGGGTAACCTCTAGAACACCACTTAGTCCCGCGTGTAATAATATTATAATCAACGATACTAATTGAACTAGCTAGAGTAAATTCAGATTCAAGCTCTAACAAAGCAACATCCAACTTCTTATACGAATCGTCTATCTTTTTACTTAAGTTAGCTTTAATTACCTTCCCATCACTGCTTGTAAGAAAAATGCTTTTACTGTTAAATTCAGTTATTACATGGAATGCAGTAATAGCACGATTACCACTTATCAAAAAAGCAGTGCCAGATTTGTTACCACACTCTACTTTAAGTACAACTCTATCTAGTTCCATTTTATCACTCAAATACTAATTCATTTAAAACTGTTACTGTAAACTCGCCAATTCCATCAAAGTATTTATTATTAAATTCCAATACTTTATCATGATTATAATTTGTTATTATTTTAGCATGTCGATCATTGTCAACTATTTTTGCAATAGTAGCTAAATCAGGGTGAGAATACTTACCATTAGTTGAAATCATATATTTTCTTGCTGATATTAAACTGAGTATTCTATTTGAAATATTATTATTGCTACCATGATGAGATAATTTAACAAAATCAAAATTTAACTCATACCCAGAGTCATTTAACTTTTTAAGTTCTTCATAAATGAGATCTTCATGAGCATCGGCTAAGAATAGAAGTTTTACATCTTCACTTTCAAGAATTACTGCTATAGATGAACCATTTGTAACAGAACGATCTTTACCTTTCTTATTTTTTAATTCATAGAAAGTTAACTTATCTTCATTTTTCGCAATCTCATTTACTTCTGAACTGTGATTAGAATGCTTCATATATTGTTCATAAGCATCATCAAAAATTATGTCATTATTAAGTATGAATCCATATTTTTCTGACTCTAGCTTTTCTTTCCACTTTATTGCTAGTGAATTAAGTTTATTAACACTAGGTGATATAACCTTAACTCTCACATTTGTAGAAATAGTCAACTCTTGTTCACTGATTAATACTGCTTTTTCATTTAAAGAAACATTCCAATTATAATTATACTTGTATAATAATCCAGCGAGCGTAATTCCTTCGTCTATTTTTATTTCCGAAAGTCCATCAGTTGAAGAGGGTGGTGTATTTTGCTCTCGTATTTGTTTAAGTACTAATTTCTCTTCCCGTTCGAGAACCTCATCGACCTTATCAAATTTAAGGTGCCGATAGGAGTTATGCCAAACCTCACCTACTTGTATAACTGTATTGTTATCTTTATTTTCTTTTATGAATTCAATAGCTCCACAAATATGGTCATTATCAACATGGCTGACAATTAAAAGATCAATTTTTTTCCCACTTTCTTTTAGCTCAATTAGATCAGGTTTAATAAATGATTGATATGTTTCTTCAAGCCCCATATCAATGATAATATTTGTACTATTATCATTGCCAAAGCTAATTAAAAAAGCATCTCCTTCTTTAGCAGGATACATTTTTATTTTTACCATACAGAATCACAACCTTTTATCAAAACAAATAATCCTTGGAAATTTTATAGATACTCATGCCCTATAAATAATTTATTTTTTACTTTATACCTTTATTCTAACTTAACTTGCCTAACGCACATTTAAATTTCCCATTGACAATTAACGACTAAGTATTACAATTAACTTACAAGGCAACTTCGAGAAAAAACAGTAACCGTTTTAGCCCCACGAGAAAGAGCAACGTACAGGTGTTTGCTGTCCATTCCTCTCGAATTTGCATCGAGAATTAAGCAATGATCAGCTTCCAGCCCTTTAAGTAATAATGTAGATCCAATTGCTCGTTTAGGGATCCGGGAGTCACCTCTTTGTCTTATCTGCTCCCTTATTGCCATTGCTGACTCAGATATAGTTTTACTTGGTGAACTAATCGACAAGGAAACAGAGTCCTTCAATGCAGTAAAAGCACTTCTACGGTATATCCTCGTACCATCTTTTCTCTCAATTTCTTGAAGAGCCATCAAAATATCAGTGCGAGCATTACTATTAGCAACGGTAAATAATGCATTTTCAAGGAGGGTTGGTGGTTGTCTGTTTCTTCCACCAAGAATACTCTGAATACGAGCTAGTGTTCGTGCCATTTCAACATTGGTGACCATTGTGCTCGCTGTAGTAAGTATGCTCTCCACCAAAGCCATACCGTTTAAACGGTCAAACTGTTCAGCAGCATTAATAACCTGTGTTAGTTGTACCTGTTCTACAACTTGAGTCGTTCGACTACTCTGTGCGTACCTATGTCGAGACCGTTCGTTAATTGAGCTTCCAATTACAAGAAACGAATCAAATTGATATCGATTGATTATCCTTTGCTGGGCATTCTGCTGATTAACAAGATCTGTTTGATCGACATTTGTTAATTGCTGCCACTGAACGTGGTTAGGGCAGTCAGTAAGATCTAGATTCCTCCCTTGTTGTAAGGTTTCTCTAGCTGCAAGAATCCATTCACCAAGAACTGGTGCACCCGCATTATTCCAACGCCATGGTGTACTTAAGGTTCCAAGCAATGGAAACCTACACTGCACTTCATGTTGCCAATCTGGCATTGGGCCTGCGAAGTTAAAAATGCATTGCATCGGATCGCCAAAAACAACCGTTGGTAGTACTTGTGACAGAGAAGCGATGATATTGTGTTGATTATTGTCACAGTCTTGGTATTCATCAACCAACAGCCTTGAATATGATGCCTTTATGATTTCATAAAGAGCCCCTGAATTAAGAGTCCTAAGTACCGATTGTCTTAACTCCGGATAATACTGGCGAGCATTATCTGGAGATGCAGTGATTGGACAAGATACCGGAAAACTATTAGCTATTCGAACAGCCCAGCCATCAATAGTTGTAACAACATAATGAGAAGAAGGAACAAACAAACGGCGTAAGCGCTTCTTAAGAGCCGATACACCAGCAGTTGTATGAGTTAGAACCAATATTGGCTTTTGCGGCCGAATAGACAAAGCTTCGGTAATCAGGTGTGTCTTTCCGCAACCTGCAGGCGCGACTACTGAACCTAAGTCACTATCGAGTACGGCTTCAATATTCATTGCTCAAACGCCCAAACAAATAAATCATTTACAGGCGAGGTAAGCTCTTCTGTGAATTCGCTGTAACGAGGGCCAATTATTTTTCTGGATATATTTTCTGCTGGTTCTATATCTTTAAACCAGCCTTTTTTGTTCGCGGCTTTGGCAAGGATCACACGATGGGCATCGGCAAATCGTTCGCGACAGTCATCTAAACTAACTGACTGATTTGAATGCGCTTGAATATGGGCATGTATTGAATCGGCCCCTTTTCTTTTACTGGCCATATCTAATAGAGAAAGAACAGCGCCAGCAGGACAAGCTGCAAAGATAGCATCCTCTGTAGCCCTATTATGACCCCATTCAAATACGGAAATACCGGCTTCTATCGCATTTTGTTTGTGCTCATGATGCTGCTGAGCTTTATCTGAATCTTTAAAAATTGCCGTTGGATAACCAAGTGATGCAAAAATATGTGCTCTAGCAAACATAGTATCACCACCACCATCAGCACAATGGATGCCTTTGGATGTTATCGTTTGATAGCCTGCATCTTGGTTAAAAAGATCAATACCTCTTACTAAACCAATTTCTGTTTTACCTTCACAAACAATGACACTTTTACTGAAAAATGATTCAGCGCAGGCACGTAACGTTGCTTGCTGTAAGCCTTCCCCATTTAGGCTGTAAACCGTATGTTGAATATGATCTGGCCCTAAAACCACCTGTGCAATTGTTGGTTTACGCATTACATGCAGTTGTTGAGCTTGCAATTCACGGAGTACATACGGAGAATGGGTTGTGATGAACACTTGCTGGGTTGGAGCGGTATCTTTAGAACCTAACTCGTTGAGTAAACGGGTAATACGATAGGGTTCTAGTCCATATTCGGCCTCATCAACAATAATAACTTTAGAGCGACTGGCTGCTTTCTGAAGGCCGCTAATTAGAAGTCTTGACGACCCTGTGCCAAGCTGTCGAAGAGGGGTATTATCACTATTGTGTAAGCTTATAGCACCATTAGATAAGGAAATTCCATTTACATCTAATAACGCTTTCAGCTCTCCGACAGGTACACCTAAGCCATTAGATATATTTTTGACTTGTTGCAAAACGCCAGTAACTCCTTCAACTTGCTGTTGTGCGAAAGCTTCACGGGTTTGCCTTCCTAACTGTGCAAGGACAGTTGATACATCAAATGTCTCTTCAGAAAGTTTATTTAGGACTGATCGACTGCCCCAAGCAAGGTTCTGGTGTGCGGTTGTTCCTAAGCGAGCCGGAGATAAGAGCTCTCTGTGTTTCCACGGTAACCTACGCTCTAAACCATCCGCTTCCGCTCTTTCTGAAAACAATCGCCAATCTGGGTCTAAATCACTATCTACCGTTAACTTTATAGTCAAAACAGTTTCGGTATCTTGCTGAGGCTCATCAACGATTTCCTTGGTAATTGCATTATACCCTCTTAAAAAGAATCCATAACATTCGATATTCTTTAGATCGTCATGCAAGTCACCTAGTGTGATTGTTATCGATAGAGGAGATTGGGTATTTAGCTGGTAAAAGTCAGCATCGTTGAAGGAATAGGAACGTCGAGCTCCGAGCGTAAGGTCAATAGCATCCAACAATGTAGATTTTCCTGAATCGCCAGGGCCAATAAGGCAATTCAGTCCCGGCTTTGGGTGCCATGATAGATTTTTGAGCGTTCTAAAGTTTATTATTTCTATATGGCGTATAACTGACATGAAAACTTCCCTACGTTTCAAAGTAACAAACTTGCTCAAGTATACGCCCCCCACCTGCCCAGAAAATAAGACTATCTACAATAATGTGCACTATTTTGTGATACTACACACTTAATGAAGACTTTTAGATTAATGAGGGCTTAGTAAGGTTTTACAAACTCTATGCGAACAAAGAAGCTGGTACGAAAATCCATGTAAGCTCTGATTGAGGAATAAATGAGTTGAATACATTTATCCGGTTTGTAGTGATGTAATGGACGCCTCAGCACCCAGGGTGAGTGGTCATAGGCAGAAAAAGCTGGCTCTTCGCTGATACTCCGAAAGGTGCAGATGCCAGTGCGATGCTCAATGGCATCATCGAAACCGCAAAAACTAATAGACTAATCCTGTTCGACCATATGGTTAAGTGTATAGAAGAGTTAGCCAAGCCTGAGTCTGGCTATTCAACACGTCGCCCCCCCTAGAACCTCTCTAATTAATCATCGCCCCGTGGGATCATGGGGGGGATACTGTTGTTTTTTTGCATTCAAGAAATCAATCATATTATATGCATATCATTAAGTATAAGATTGATGCAACAAGTGGATTATCAATATAGTAATTTTCTAGAACGAGTGTGAAATGTTAGAAAGAATAATAAAAATCGAAAACATCAAGCAATGGCAACATAAAGGAGGGCTAAGTCAATCTTTCGATATGCTCAACCTTATCTATGGTAGAAATGGCTCTGGTAAATCGACTCTGTGTAAACTATTCGAGTCCATCAACCAAAGCGATAAATCGAGCATTGAGGCATTACAGTCGATTGAGTCTCAAGGAAAGCAAGCCCTACAGCTTAGGGTTGATTCTCAAAACATCACATTAGACTCCTTACAGTCGTCTTTTACCTTTCAAGTGTTTAACCAAGCTTTCATAGACAACAATCTTTACATCTCTAATAGTAAAGATCGCAAGCAGCTATCGAACTACTATGAGTTTTCATTAGGTAACGTGTCTGTCGAGAAAGAAAAGGAAATTGACCAGTTAAAAGCTCAAAATGAGACTTTAACGAGTCAAATCACCCCTATAACGACTCGACTATCAACTAAGTTTCCCTCAAAGACTCCTGCTAAAATTCGAGCTATCAAATCGACTCCTAACGCTGATGATGAGCTAGAAACTTTGAAAGCCCAACTTCAAGACCTTAAGAGCGTTGAACACTTTAGAAAGCGGAAGTGTCTATCTTTACTAAAGCTTGAAAAGCCAGAGTTAAAGACAGATTGTTTTATTATAAACATCGAGCAACTATCTAAAGATGCAGAAGAAAAGGTCAACTCACACATTGCAAAAAACCTAAAAGAACAAGATAGCTTTTGGATAGAAACAGGGACAAACTTAGTCACTGAATCGAACGACTGTCCTTTCTGTGCCCAACCACTTTCCTCATCGCCAATATTCCATCTCTATCAAGAGTTCATTAACGAATCTTATCTAAGTGCAAGTAGCAAATTTGAACTTGCCAGTGATGATTTTGAAATGAGTGTTAGTGATATCTGTATAAAACTTGAAGCACTAGAGAATCGTGTAGAGTCAAATAAAAATGTAATGAGAGAATGGGCTGATAGAATTGATGAAATTTCTTTGGATTTTGATTTTTCTAAATTGGGCAGAGTTTCTATAAATCTTGAATTAGAATGCTCAAAGATAATCCAAAACAAAAAGAAGGATTTATTATCCCAAGTAGACTTAACTAAGTTTAACGAACTTTTTAATCAGATTTTTAATGATATAGATTTTACTGCTTATAATAATGCTGTAAACAATTACAATCAGTCAATCAAAGATTTTGTAGATGGTTTGGGAACAGAGACAAGTCAGTCCATTCAGTCTAAGATTGACGTTATCACAGAATCAAAACTAAGGTTCACTCCTGAGGTCGTAACTGACCTAGCAGACTTTAAAACTTTTAATGAATCTAAGAATACTAATACAAAGAGAATTAAAGAACTTAGAGATGAGATTACCGAAGAACAAAAAGATAATATCAGTAAACATAAAGACTCTATCAATGAGATATTAAAAAGCTTTCATTCAATGATTAGATTAAAGGAATTGGATAAGGACAATAAAGGTAAAGGTGGTTCTACAAGATTAAAATACGTTATAACTTTCATTAACAATGAACTTTCTATTTTAGATGAAAATGAACATCAACATATCTTTGAACACGTTCTAAGTCTTGGTGATAGGTCTGCTCTTGCTCTTGCTTTCTTCTTATCTAGATTTGCAAAAATTAATGATGATAAGTCAATTATTATCCTAGATGATCCAATGTCTTCACTAGATAGTTATCGTAAAGACGCAACAATCGTTCAAATTGCCAAACTTATTGAAAATAATTATCAAACGTTTGTTTTTAGTCACGATCCTTTCTTCTTGTCTGACATCTATAAACATTCGATTCTTTCAAAAGATTCACAGTGTTTTGAAATTGAGGCTTCATACAAAGATTTAGACCCTCTTGCCCCTGATAGCTCCAAGTATATATCTAGTAAAATGGTTGCTAGAGATAACTACGATTCTTATGTGCTGCATTCTTATCATAAAGAATATAATAAACTTTATGATTTTGTTTCTGAAGGTAGTGAAACTGATAAAGTAGAAGTTGCGAGGTCTATACGCCCAATCTTAGAAGCATACTTGAGATTCTTATATCCAAAACAGTTTATTAAAGGAATGTGGCTGGGCGAGATGATCACGAAAATCCGCGAAGAGACTGATGAATCAAGCCTCTTCTATGATAAACACGGAAAATTTAGCACAATTTCCAAAATAAACGAGTTTTCAAAGGATTATCATCACGCTGATGGTTTCGACACGAAAATTCAAGATCTGGACTTTCAGACTGTCCAATCTTACGCCAAAAATACATTGCAGTTCATAACTGGTATGTAGTTTGATTTTAGAATCTTCTTTCTATTTGGTCTTGTCAATGGTGATGAGGCCTTTTTAAGAGGCTATTAATTAGCACAAGTGATCGAAAAATATATCTTAATATACTCGTGATCTGCGAACACTAACTCAGAATGGAGCATCGACGTGCTAGCCGACGATCGCTAACACGTCACGGACATAAATTACTTAGCTAATATCCAATTCTTCGCACTGCACTTCAACCATCAGATTATCTAACAAGTAGTTGTTCACTAATTCTTCAACATACTCAGGCACAAGTCCCTCTTGACTATTGAAAAACTCTCCCTCATATCTCAAGTCATCGAGCCAGGCGTGAATATCTTGCTCCGCTCGGTAAGCATACCCTGGCTTGAACTTCCATGCTTTAAGAATGTGAAACTTGAGTGGTGTTAGATTAAGATTCCCTGCCAACTGCTTAGATCTGTTCTCTAAGTTTTCACTGAAGCCAATTTTAACAACGTCGAAAATAGCCTCATCGTTATTCATTTTGTTGATATACTCGCCAACATAAAGGTACGCTGGCTGCATCTCCTTATATTCACCAGATTCAATCATCTTTCCGATGATCATGGCGAATGCTCTAGCTGGTAAATGTCCCTGTTGTACTAACTCCCTCAGCTCTTCGCGGTACTTCTCAATTACTTTTTGGTCAATTGGACTGCTTTGCTTGATCTCCTTCCAGTAATCAGCAACTTTATACTTGGCTTCTTCCCTCGAAATTTTCTTAGGCTTGGTCTCTCGTTCCTTTTTTTTCATTTTGACTAAGTTAATGTGCTTGCCAAAATCTAGCTCGATATCGCTCCAATTAGAAAAGGTTTTGATCTTCTCCCTCTCTTGTTCGGGATTCACTAACCCATAGATTCCTGTGCCACATTCACCGTGTTGTGCATCCACGACTAAAGCACCTAGATGAGGGCACCCCTGAGACTTGGTAAACTCCCAGATCGTACCAAGTCGACGCCCCACATGGCGATGGTGAAAGGTTTTAACTGGTTTCAGATGAGGGTGTCTTGCCTTCACTTCTTCAACTATATCACCATAGGTGATTCGAGGATCAGACAAGGTAACCCGCTCAATGAGGATAGGAAAAATCAGCTCCGCAAAAAGAATATCAAGATCAGTAATGTGTCCAGACATAATCAGCATCCACATCTAGTTTATCAATAGCTATGCAACCAATACTACTACATGTAAATTCTAGGTATAACTATATAAATCAAAACATAAAAAGTAATCGTGATGTTCTAAATCACCTCACTCAAAGCCAAAAATTCTCTCATTCGCCCCCATCCAATATCTCGACCATGTGAAGACCATAAATGCCGACCAACTCGCGGTATAACTTAGGATAGTCGTTGTAGATTGCTGCCGGGTTAGTAAAAAACAACTCAGATAATACTGCGAAGTACTCTTCGGGCGGATGGAACATAATCTCATCATGAGTGTTGACATGGTCAACTATCTCACCCAGTGGTGTCGCACAATCTGGGACTATATCGCCCTGTTGCGACTTAATATTGTCAAGGTAGACCTCATAGGCCTCACGCAGTACTGCAGTACTGCCTGACAGACCATACAAATGATCGAGAATATGGGCGAACTCATGAACAATCAGATTTTGCCCCTCGGTGATTTCAATCGACTCCTTCAAACAAGGCCTGGCGCTCAATCGCACCGTTGAAGTCTCATACGCATCACCATCAACCTGCAAATCGTCAGAACAAATGTGGATCCATTTTACGGAAGAGAAATAATCTGTTTGCTGAGCCCCACCCACCAGAGCTGCATTGGCCGCGATTACCATCAGTAAAGTTTCCCTATCTTCAATCTTGATATCAGGACTGACCAGCACCGTCTTACCGTTATAAAATTCGTTTACGAAATGACAAATGATCCGTTGCTGCTCATTCGAGAAAAACGGATATAGCGCCATTGAGGACAGCAGGGTGCCGTGAATATTCTCAAACCTGTTCTTTGCCTTCTTACCTTTATTCTTGCTTTTGCTAAAAAACATGCCAACTCACCCTATAAACAACTTAAACATTAACTAATTACAAGCATACCATTCTTGAGTGTGGAAGCTCTGCCAGGCAAAGTAGCCAGTTAACTTTGAGCTACTGCATTTAATGTCAAAGTGGCAGAGCCGTTTACGTGCACTAACATGTATAATGCATGTAAACATAGATCACGCATCCCCAATTAAAGTGTCAATATCCCGTACAGTTCTTTCTGACTCTTGCTGAGTCTCTAATCAAATATTGTTGATATCTTAAAATAATTACATTTATACCTGAAGGCGGTTGTACAAATCACCATTTCTGAACATTGCCTTCTCTTCCCCAGTTGAATCAAGTGGATATGTTTAATTCATTACTGAAGCAATCAGCTCGAGCGAGAATTCGTAAATACTCAATACTTAACATTGACCTTAATCGAAAATTTGCCCTGCACAATATAAGCAACCACTATGACTCCAACAGCGTTAAAGAAGCTCAACTCAGGCAAGGCTGGGTGAATACTGGACACCAAGCTATTCCACACAAATACGAGAATCACTGAGTTGACGATAATATTGATGCTCATGACAACAATGCTCGTCATGCCCAATGCTATTAACGCCTCTTTAAATTTCATCTTTTTCCTCACTTCGTATGTAGTAGGAATATGTGAGAGTGATTACTTCTTTCACTTCTACAGCCTCTTCAATCCTTCCTGGCATTTAACCTGTTTCAGCAGTTGTTGCCAAAAGTCATCAATAGTTTCTCGTGCATCATCGTCATCAACAAATGAATACGAAAACTGAACCTTCGAAGGTTGAAACCCACCACAACAGGTCTGGTGTACACACAGTTGAAATGCAAATTGAAGGCTAAATAAATCAGACTGCTTAGGTAATGAATACATAAACCGTCGAGTCTCCTCCTCTCGAGAAAAGGCGATTGTCAAAGCTAACAATCGAAAACAGCACCAATGAGTAATGAGCGTACTTTGGCTTACGTAAAGACCGTACTCATGCATGACAAGCGTTAACTCGAAACCGGCAGGTACTCTTAGCTCATGCTCAAGATTTAAAATATTTGGTACGTCCATCCCGACAGCCTCCGAATTGTTATTTTTCAATCTATAACTCTATACTGTATAAAAACACAGTATAGAGTAAATTCTGAGGTTGCATCGAAATGGCTAGATATCATAACCATAAAATCAGGCTTACTCCTCGCTACATCGAGGCACTTCATGAACTGATTGAAGCCGAGCTAGAAATGATGAAAGAGCAAGATAAAGACTATAGCGAGTGCTGGTCTTGGGGTATCTGCACCGTCGGCAATTTTTCAAAACCAAACCATCTTTATCTTACATTTGGTGATGAGGAGTCCAGGCCAAAGGGAATGAGCAGGAATACCTGTGTCCGGGAAGACTGCTAACAACACTCGTCTACGGTTGCTCTAGATCGTCCGGCTCCACACTTGCTCATAAAATTAATATGTTAGCCATAATTAAGTGAGGCTCTCACATGAAACATATCGTTCTAAACCGGATAAAAACACCAGACGGCACAATTTTGATTAGCAGACATCGACACGATTATGTCACTCACATTGATGACAACGGAGAAACCTATATGGTAGATGGCGGGACTGACTATCTACGACGCAACGTTAATACCGAGCCATTTGAGGAGCAATCTGTCTACGCTGACGCACCTCACAATGAAATCCGACAAGGTTTCTATTGGGGAACAAGAGGCAAAGAAGGTAATCAGCCTGTCGAATTTAAACCTTTAAAGGAGCTCGATACCGATCACATTGAAGCCATTATTCGGACTCAAACCCGTCAGCCTGGCTGGAGAATTGAAATTTTCAAAGCTGAATTGGCATTTCGCAAGAAAAGCAGTTAAACATGGTAACTAAGTTAAAAATTTGAGGTGCCTCAATTGCCTGATATTACTAATCGAGACCTTCTATCATCAGAACTTGAGGCGATTGACATTCGTCTGCGGCAACTTGATGCTGAAAAGCAAAAACTATTAGCTCATAAACAAGAGTTGTTAAAACAACAAAATCTACCACCACCAACCCCTTCAATGACTCCTGAACAAAAGATCGCAATTTTTGCCGACCTGTTTAAAGGAAGAGCTGATATTTATGCGATACGATGGGAAAACGGCACGGGTCGAAATGGCTACTCATTAGCATGTGATAACGAATGGAAGAACGGAGTATGTGCAAAACCCAAGGTGAAGTGTGGAGAATGTCCAAACCAGCAATTTAAGCCCATCACCAATCAAACACTTTACGATCATCTCTCCGGAAAAATAGTCGTAGGACTTTACCCTCTTTGTAAAAACAGTCGCTCTCATCTCCTTGCTATCGATTTTGATAAGTCCGATTGGCAAGAGTCCATTCAAGCAACATCTAAAGCATGTTTAGCTTATGATATTCCTCATGCCATTGAGATTTCCCGCTCAGGAAATGGCGCACATTTGTGGGTGTTTTTCTCTGAACCAATATCGGCAAAAACGATCCGCCAACTTGGCTTTTTGATACTCGATAAAGCCATGGAAATTCAACCATCGCTTTCTTTTGATTCTTACGACAGGCTGTTTCCAAACCAGGATGTGATGCCTGAAGGAGGATTTGGTAACCTGATAGCACTACCCCTACAGCTAAAATCCAGAAACCATGGCTTCAGCGTGTTTGTGGATGAAAATTTAAACCCCCAACTCGATCAATGGGACTTCTTATCAAAGATCAGACGTTTTTCACAACAGCAAGTACTCAAAATCGTGGAGTCATACCAATCAACCACTAAAGAAGCATTTGAACTCACTGATCCATGGGACACAAATAAGCCTATTACCCAAAGCTTAATTCCTAACTGCCCTGACTCCATAGAAGTGACATTAGCAAATCATATTTATATACCAACCGAACCATTACCTTCCCCGGTAATCACCAACCTAAAACGAGTAGCAAGCTTTTCAAATCCAACATTCTTTAAAACACAAGCACTGCGATTTTCTACACATGGTATCCCTCGCTATATCAGCTGTGCTCATATTGAAAAAGGCTATTTGTCCCTTCCTAGGGGATGCTTTGATGAAGTTCGATCCCTTCTAGATAGCCAAAAGATCAATGTCATCTTCAATGAAAAAAGAACCGTCGGACAGCCACTAGACCACATCAAATTCCTAGGCTCACTCAGAGAAGAGCAGCAAACTGCCGTTGATGCCATGGCATCTCATGATACTGGTATTTTGCACGCACCAACGGCTTTCGGGAAAACTGTTGCCGCAATTGGTTTAATCGAAAAACGAAAAGTAAATACACTCATTTTAACCCACAGCAGACAACTGCTAGACCAATGGAAAGATCGAATCCTCTCATTTACATCAGGTATTGATGTCGGCGTGTATGGCGGAGGTAAGAAAAAGCCAACAGGACAGATCGATATTGCTACCTATCAAAGTCTAATTAACAAACGTGATAACACCATATCAGAACTAACCCACCAATATGGCCAAGTGATCA harbors:
- a CDS encoding ATP-dependent nuclease, which translates into the protein MSVIRHIEIINFRTLKNLSWHPKPGLNCLIGPGDSGKSTLLDAIDLTLGARRSYSFNDADFYQLNTQSPLSITITLGDLHDDLKNIECYGFFLRGYNAITKEIVDEPQQDTETVLTIKLTVDSDLDPDWRLFSERAEADGLERRLPWKHRELLSPARLGTTAHQNLAWGSRSVLNKLSEETFDVSTVLAQLGRQTREAFAQQQVEGVTGVLQQVKNISNGLGVPVGELKALLDVNGISLSNGAISLHNSDNTPLRQLGTGSSRLLISGLQKAASRSKVIIVDEAEYGLEPYRITRLLNELGSKDTAPTQQVFITTHSPYVLRELQAQQLHVMRKPTIAQVVLGPDHIQHTVYSLNGEGLQQATLRACAESFFSKSVIVCEGKTEIGLVRGIDLFNQDAGYQTITSKGIHCADGGGDTMFARAHIFASLGYPTAIFKDSDKAQQHHEHKQNAIEAGISVFEWGHNRATEDAIFAACPAGAVLSLLDMASKRKGADSIHAHIQAHSNQSVSLDDCRERFADAHRVILAKAANKKGWFKDIEPAENISRKIIGPRYSEFTEELTSPVNDLFVWAFEQ
- a CDS encoding MBL fold metallo-hydrolase, producing MVKIKMYPAKEGDAFLISFGNDNSTNIIIDMGLEETYQSFIKPDLIELKESGKKIDLLIVSHVDNDHICGAIEFIKENKDNNTVIQVGEVWHNSYRHLKFDKVDEVLEREEKLVLKQIREQNTPPSSTDGLSEIKIDEGITLAGLLYKYNYNWNVSLNEKAVLISEQELTISTNVRVKVISPSVNKLNSLAIKWKEKLESEKYGFILNNDIIFDDAYEQYMKHSNHSSEVNEIAKNEDKLTFYELKNKKGKDRSVTNGSSIAVILESEDVKLLFLADAHEDLIYEELKKLNDSGYELNFDFVKLSHHGSNNNISNRILSLISARKYMISTNGKYSHPDLATIAKIVDNDRHAKIITNYNHDKVLEFNNKYFDGIGEFTVTVLNELVFE
- a CDS encoding UvrD-helicase domain-containing protein; protein product: MNIEAVLDSDLGSVVAPAGCGKTHLITEALSIRPQKPILVLTHTTAGVSALKKRLRRLFVPSSHYVVTTIDGWAVRIANSFPVSCPITASPDNARQYYPELRQSVLRTLNSGALYEIIKASYSRLLVDEYQDCDNNQHNIIASLSQVLPTVVFGDPMQCIFNFAGPMPDWQHEVQCRFPLLGTLSTPWRWNNAGAPVLGEWILAARETLQQGRNLDLTDCPNHVQWQQLTNVDQTDLVNQQNAQQRIINRYQFDSFLVIGSSINERSRHRYAQSSRTTQVVEQVQLTQVINAAEQFDRLNGMALVESILTTASTMVTNVEMARTLARIQSILGGRNRQPPTLLENALFTVANSNARTDILMALQEIERKDGTRIYRRSAFTALKDSVSLSISSPSKTISESAMAIREQIRQRGDSRIPKRAIGSTLLLKGLEADHCLILDANSRGMDSKHLYVALSRGAKTVTVFSRSCLVS
- a CDS encoding AAA family ATPase; this encodes MLERIIKIENIKQWQHKGGLSQSFDMLNLIYGRNGSGKSTLCKLFESINQSDKSSIEALQSIESQGKQALQLRVDSQNITLDSLQSSFTFQVFNQAFIDNNLYISNSKDRKQLSNYYEFSLGNVSVEKEKEIDQLKAQNETLTSQITPITTRLSTKFPSKTPAKIRAIKSTPNADDELETLKAQLQDLKSVEHFRKRKCLSLLKLEKPELKTDCFIINIEQLSKDAEEKVNSHIAKNLKEQDSFWIETGTNLVTESNDCPFCAQPLSSSPIFHLYQEFINESYLSASSKFELASDDFEMSVSDICIKLEALENRVESNKNVMREWADRIDEISLDFDFSKLGRVSINLELECSKIIQNKKKDLLSQVDLTKFNELFNQIFNDIDFTAYNNAVNNYNQSIKDFVDGLGTETSQSIQSKIDVITESKLRFTPEVVTDLADFKTFNESKNTNTKRIKELRDEITEEQKDNISKHKDSINEILKSFHSMIRLKELDKDNKGKGGSTRLKYVITFINNELSILDENEHQHIFEHVLSLGDRSALALAFFLSRFAKINDDKSIIILDDPMSSLDSYRKDATIVQIAKLIENNYQTFVFSHDPFFLSDIYKHSILSKDSQCFEIEASYKDLDPLAPDSSKYISSKMVARDNYDSYVLHSYHKEYNKLYDFVSEGSETDKVEVARSIRPILEAYLRFLYPKQFIKGMWLGEMITKIREETDESSLFYDKHGKFSTISKINEFSKDYHHADGFDTKIQDLDFQTVQSYAKNTLQFITGM